The proteins below are encoded in one region of Micromonospora yangpuensis:
- a CDS encoding LutC/YkgG family protein, which yields MTGRETILGRLRAALGEPRPTPDEIPRDYRTAGAVAADLDVFVDRLTDYRATVHRCADADVAGLVGQLLGGRQVVVPPGLPRHWLPETVHAVPDDGLAAARIAAADGVVTAAAVAVAETGTIVLDGSPDQGRRIITLLPDVHVCVLRTDQVVATVPDALTRLDPHRPLTWISGPSATSDIELDRVEGVHGPRNLHVIVTG from the coding sequence GTGACCGGACGGGAGACGATCCTCGGCCGGCTCCGGGCCGCCCTCGGCGAGCCCCGGCCCACCCCCGACGAGATCCCCCGCGACTACCGGACCGCCGGTGCCGTCGCCGCCGACCTGGACGTCTTCGTGGACCGGCTCACCGACTACCGGGCCACCGTGCACCGCTGCGCCGACGCCGACGTCGCCGGACTGGTCGGCCAGCTGCTCGGCGGGCGACAGGTCGTGGTGCCGCCCGGGCTGCCCCGGCACTGGCTGCCCGAGACCGTCCACGCCGTACCCGACGACGGCCTCGCCGCGGCGCGGATCGCCGCCGCCGACGGGGTCGTCACCGCGGCGGCGGTGGCCGTCGCCGAGACCGGCACCATCGTGCTCGACGGCAGCCCCGACCAGGGCCGCCGCATCATCACCCTGCTACCCGACGTACACGTGTGCGTGCTGCGCACCGACCAGGTCGTCGCCACCGTCCCGGACGCCCTGACCCGCCTCGACCCGCACCGGCCACTGACCTGGATCAGCGGGCCCTCGGCCACCAGCGACATCGAGCTCGACCGGGTCGAGGGCGTCCACGGCCCCCGGAACCTGCACGTGATCGTGACGGGCTGA
- a CDS encoding SDR family NAD(P)-dependent oxidoreductase, whose amino-acid sequence MTGEFTGLSAVVTGGGSGIGLATARLLAERGAAVACLDLDPSGVPAPLHGLRCDVTDDTSVAEAVTAAAHRLGGIDILVNNAGIGAQGTVEANPADEWHRVFDVNVVGVVRVTRAALSHLRASANAAVVNICSIAATVGLPNRALYSATKGAVQSLTLAMAADHVAQGIRFNCVNPGTTDTPWVRGLLDSAADPAAELAALRARQPMGRLVAADEVAAAIAYLASPLAAATTGTVLAVDGGIHGLRLRPDATATSGGERSVPASE is encoded by the coding sequence ATGACGGGCGAGTTCACCGGACTGTCCGCCGTGGTGACCGGCGGCGGCTCCGGCATCGGCCTGGCCACGGCCCGCCTGCTCGCCGAGCGGGGCGCGGCCGTCGCCTGCCTCGACCTGGACCCGTCCGGGGTGCCGGCCCCGCTGCACGGCCTGCGGTGCGACGTCACCGACGACACCTCGGTGGCCGAGGCGGTCACCGCCGCCGCCCACCGCCTCGGCGGCATCGACATCCTGGTCAACAACGCCGGCATCGGCGCGCAGGGGACCGTCGAGGCGAACCCGGCTGACGAGTGGCATCGGGTCTTCGACGTCAACGTGGTGGGCGTCGTCCGGGTCACCCGGGCGGCCCTGTCCCACCTGCGGGCCTCCGCCAACGCCGCCGTCGTCAACATCTGCTCCATCGCGGCGACCGTGGGCCTGCCCAACCGCGCGCTGTACAGCGCGACGAAGGGCGCCGTGCAGTCGTTGACCCTGGCCATGGCCGCCGACCACGTCGCCCAGGGAATCCGGTTCAACTGCGTCAACCCGGGCACCACCGACACCCCCTGGGTACGCGGACTGCTCGACTCCGCCGCCGACCCGGCCGCCGAACTCGCCGCCCTGCGGGCCCGCCAGCCGATGGGGCGGCTGGTCGCCGCCGACGAGGTCGCCGCCGCGATCGCCTACCTGGCCAGCCCGCTGGCCGCCGCCACCACCGGGACCGTGCTCGCCGTCGACGGCGGCATACACGGGCTCCGCCTTCGGCCGGACGCCACGGCGACCTCCGGTGGCGAAAGATCCGTCCCGGCCAGCGAATAG
- a CDS encoding fumarylacetoacetate hydrolase family protein, which translates to MKLLRVGEAGQERPAALDARGRLVDLSGLVAEIDGGFLAGAGIQAARAAVAGGELPLVADTSLRIGAPIARPGKIVCVGLNYSDHAAETGAQLPAEPILFMKAPNTVVGPNDQVLIPRGSVKTDWEVELAVVIGRTARYVDSPAQAMACVAGYAVSNDLSEREFQLERGGQWDKGKSCETFNPLGPWLVTADEVPDPQQLGLRLTVNGHRRQDGHTRNMVFGVAEVVRYVSQFMVLEPGDVINTGTPAGVALGMPEPKPYLRAGDVIEVEIDGLGRQRQTVGAA; encoded by the coding sequence GTGAAGCTGCTTCGAGTGGGGGAGGCCGGTCAGGAGCGTCCCGCGGCACTGGACGCGCGGGGACGCCTCGTGGACCTCTCCGGCCTGGTGGCCGAGATCGACGGAGGCTTCCTCGCCGGAGCGGGCATCCAGGCCGCGCGTGCCGCGGTCGCGGGCGGTGAGCTGCCCCTGGTCGCGGACACCTCGCTGCGGATCGGCGCCCCGATCGCCCGTCCCGGCAAGATCGTGTGCGTCGGCCTGAACTACTCCGACCACGCGGCAGAGACCGGCGCGCAGCTGCCGGCCGAGCCGATCCTGTTCATGAAGGCACCGAACACGGTGGTCGGCCCGAACGACCAGGTGCTGATCCCCCGGGGCAGCGTCAAGACCGACTGGGAGGTCGAACTCGCGGTCGTCATCGGCCGCACCGCCCGCTACGTGGACAGCCCCGCGCAGGCCATGGCCTGCGTCGCCGGGTACGCGGTCTCCAACGACCTCTCCGAGCGGGAGTTCCAGCTCGAACGCGGCGGCCAGTGGGACAAGGGCAAGTCCTGCGAGACGTTCAACCCGCTGGGCCCGTGGCTGGTCACCGCCGACGAGGTGCCCGATCCGCAGCAACTGGGTCTGCGGCTCACCGTCAACGGACACCGCCGCCAGGACGGGCACACCAGGAACATGGTCTTCGGTGTCGCCGAGGTCGTCCGGTACGTCAGCCAGTTCATGGTCCTGGAGCCGGGAGACGTCATCAACACCGGCACCCCGGCCGGCGTGGCCCTGGGCATGCCCGAGCCGAAGCCCTACCTGCGGGCCGGAGACGTCATCGAGGTCGAGATCGACGGCCTCGGCAGGCAGCGCCAGACCGTGGGCGCCGCCTGA
- a CDS encoding FadR/GntR family transcriptional regulator: MPVTDEAIEKIKAMIVQGELMPGSRLPREVDLAERLGLSRNSLREAVKALSLIRVLDVRQGDGTYVTSLEPALLLDAIGFVVDFHQDDTVLQFLEVRRVLEPAATELAATRMTDADIAGLRAILVELGESPSVEALVANDLRFHHHIAAGSGNKVLCSLIDSLSGPTTRARVWRGLTQEGAVRRTREQHEAICEAIEARQPEAARAWATVHVAGVEQWLRNALGEPE; this comes from the coding sequence GTGCCCGTCACCGACGAGGCGATCGAGAAGATCAAGGCGATGATCGTCCAGGGCGAGCTCATGCCGGGATCGCGCCTTCCTCGCGAGGTCGACCTGGCCGAGCGGCTCGGGTTGTCCCGCAACTCGTTGCGGGAGGCGGTCAAGGCGCTGTCACTGATCCGGGTGCTGGACGTACGCCAGGGTGACGGCACCTACGTGACCAGCCTGGAGCCGGCCCTGTTGCTGGACGCGATCGGGTTCGTGGTCGACTTCCACCAGGACGACACGGTGTTGCAGTTCCTCGAGGTGCGTCGGGTCCTGGAGCCTGCGGCAACGGAGTTGGCCGCGACCAGGATGACGGACGCGGACATCGCCGGGCTGCGGGCGATCCTCGTCGAGTTGGGTGAGTCGCCGAGCGTGGAGGCGCTGGTGGCCAACGATCTCCGGTTCCACCACCACATCGCGGCCGGCTCGGGGAACAAGGTCCTGTGTTCCCTGATCGACAGCCTGTCCGGGCCGACGACCAGGGCGCGGGTCTGGCGCGGCCTGACCCAGGAGGGTGCGGTACGCCGTACGCGGGAGCAGCACGAGGCGATCTGCGAGGCGATCGAGGCGCGTCAACCCGAAGCGGCACGGGCCTGGGCCACGGTGCACGTCGCCGGCGTCGAGCAGTGGCTCCGCAACGCCCTCGGCGAGCCGGAGTAG
- a CDS encoding glycosyl hydrolase family 95 catalytic domain-containing protein: MPPAPGRPAAATAPDRRRSTALATAVTVAALGLPGPLAGPATAAAQQPAPPPNGTTLWYDRPATDWESQSLPIGNGALGASVFGGVETEQLQFNEKSLWTGGPGSPGYNFGDWTTARPGALDEVQQRIATDKRVDPSWVAGKLGQPKSGFGAYQTFGDVRLSFLRPPANYTDYRRQLDISDATAGVSYTADGVRYTREYFTSAPDNVLVARLTADRPGRIGFTASITTASNRSRNLTAANGRITLSGRLNDNGMRFESQLQVINTGGTRVDNSDGTVTVEGADSVTLLLAAGTDYADDYPTYRGDDPHAAVTRRVDTAAAKPHQALRAAHVRDYQRLFQRLRLDVGQRMPAIPTDELLTSYRRGQTDPAASRALEVLFFQYGRYLLVSSSRTGSLPANLQGVWNNSTSPPWSADYHVNINFQMNYWPAETTNLSETALPLFDYVDGMVEPGRVTAKKIHDNRGWVVHNETNPFGFTGVHNYPSAFWMPEAGAWLAQHYYEHYRFTRDDRFLRERAYPLMKELTQFWLDELVVDPRDGKLVVTPSYSPEHGDFSAGAAMSQQVVWDLLTNVSEAAGEVGDGDAEFRAQVAATLATLDPGTRIGSWGQLQEWKEDWDSRDDTHRHVSHLFGLFPGRQISPLTTPGYAEAAKVSLTARGDGGTGWSKAWKINFWARLLDGNHSHKMLSELLKTSTLDNLWDNHPPFQIDGNFGATAGVAEMLLQSQTGVIDVLPALPDVWADGSVSGLRARGDVTVGTEWSGRTATRITLDPGRTGPLRVRSALFGGRFQVTDATTGRRVDVARDGQEIRFTGVAGHRYVAESLAQVAMRMPATAAPGKPFPLEVTVSAKATTLPAGTLTPHLPGGWTYEPTATDVRPIRPGRSRTYTFQVTPVLGAEKLQAVRVALTGDDWRVESFGRLTVETAAPCAVPAPAAPVLAWDPRSGSTVEDSSPHDRDATIVGTPHVRQERADLGRAHPRR; the protein is encoded by the coding sequence GTGCCCCCGGCACCCGGGCGGCCCGCCGCAGCGACCGCACCGGACCGTCGCCGCAGCACGGCGCTGGCCACCGCAGTGACCGTCGCGGCCCTCGGGCTGCCCGGTCCCCTCGCCGGACCCGCGACGGCGGCGGCGCAGCAGCCCGCACCGCCCCCGAACGGTACGACCCTCTGGTACGACAGGCCCGCCACCGACTGGGAGTCACAGTCCCTGCCCATCGGCAACGGAGCCCTCGGGGCCTCGGTCTTCGGCGGGGTCGAGACCGAACAGCTCCAGTTCAACGAGAAGTCACTGTGGACCGGTGGCCCCGGTTCGCCCGGCTACAACTTCGGGGACTGGACCACTGCCCGGCCGGGGGCGCTCGACGAGGTCCAACAACGGATCGCGACCGACAAACGCGTGGACCCCTCCTGGGTGGCAGGCAAGCTCGGCCAGCCCAAGAGCGGGTTCGGCGCCTACCAGACCTTCGGCGACGTACGCCTGTCGTTCCTGCGTCCGCCGGCCAACTACACCGACTACCGCCGGCAGCTCGACATCTCCGACGCCACCGCCGGCGTCTCGTACACCGCCGACGGGGTCCGGTACACCCGCGAGTACTTCACCTCCGCCCCCGACAATGTCCTGGTCGCCCGGCTCACGGCGGACCGGCCCGGCAGGATCGGGTTCACGGCGTCGATCACCACGGCGTCCAACCGGTCACGGAACCTCACCGCCGCCAACGGGCGGATCACGCTCAGCGGCCGGCTCAACGACAACGGCATGCGTTTCGAGTCGCAGCTGCAGGTGATCAACACCGGTGGCACCCGGGTGGACAACAGCGACGGCACCGTCACCGTCGAGGGAGCGGACTCCGTCACGCTGCTCCTCGCCGCCGGCACCGACTACGCCGACGACTACCCGACCTACCGGGGCGACGACCCGCACGCGGCCGTGACCCGGCGGGTCGACACGGCGGCGGCCAAGCCGCACCAGGCGTTGCGGGCCGCACACGTGCGCGACTACCAGCGGCTGTTCCAGCGTCTCAGGCTGGACGTCGGCCAGCGGATGCCGGCCATTCCCACCGACGAGCTACTGACCAGCTACCGCAGGGGACAGACGGACCCGGCGGCCAGCAGGGCCCTCGAAGTGCTCTTCTTCCAGTACGGCCGATACCTGCTCGTCTCGTCCTCACGGACCGGCTCGCTGCCGGCGAACCTGCAGGGGGTCTGGAACAACTCGACCAGCCCGCCGTGGTCCGCGGACTACCACGTGAACATCAACTTCCAGATGAACTACTGGCCCGCCGAGACGACGAACCTCTCCGAGACGGCCCTGCCGCTCTTCGACTACGTCGACGGCATGGTCGAGCCCGGCCGGGTCACCGCGAAGAAGATCCACGACAACCGCGGCTGGGTGGTGCACAACGAGACGAACCCGTTCGGTTTCACCGGTGTGCACAACTACCCCTCCGCCTTCTGGATGCCGGAGGCGGGAGCGTGGCTGGCACAGCACTACTACGAGCACTACCGGTTCACCCGCGACGACAGGTTCCTGCGCGAGCGGGCGTACCCGCTGATGAAGGAGCTGACGCAGTTCTGGCTCGACGAGCTGGTCGTCGACCCACGCGACGGCAAGCTCGTGGTGACCCCCAGCTACTCGCCCGAGCACGGGGACTTCTCCGCCGGCGCGGCGATGTCCCAGCAGGTCGTGTGGGACCTGTTGACCAACGTGTCGGAGGCGGCCGGGGAGGTCGGTGACGGCGACGCCGAGTTCCGCGCGCAGGTCGCGGCCACGCTGGCCACGCTCGACCCGGGGACCCGGATCGGCTCGTGGGGGCAGTTGCAGGAGTGGAAGGAGGACTGGGACAGCAGAGACGACACGCACCGGCACGTGTCGCACCTGTTCGGCCTCTTCCCCGGCCGGCAGATCTCCCCGCTGACCACGCCCGGGTACGCGGAGGCGGCGAAGGTCTCGTTGACCGCGCGCGGTGACGGCGGCACCGGCTGGAGCAAGGCGTGGAAGATCAACTTCTGGGCCCGGCTGCTCGACGGCAACCACTCCCACAAGATGCTCTCCGAGCTACTCAAGACCAGCACCCTCGACAACCTCTGGGACAACCACCCGCCGTTCCAGATCGACGGCAACTTCGGGGCCACCGCCGGCGTGGCGGAGATGCTGCTGCAGAGCCAGACGGGCGTCATCGACGTGCTGCCCGCGCTCCCCGACGTCTGGGCCGACGGCTCGGTCAGCGGCCTGCGGGCCCGCGGCGACGTCACGGTCGGCACCGAGTGGAGCGGTCGCACCGCGACCCGGATCACCCTGGATCCCGGCCGCACCGGACCGCTCCGGGTGCGCAGCGCCCTGTTCGGCGGCCGCTTCCAGGTCACCGACGCCACCACCGGCCGCCGGGTCGACGTCGCCCGCGACGGGCAGGAGATCCGCTTCACCGGGGTCGCCGGCCACCGGTACGTGGCGGAGTCACTCGCCCAGGTGGCGATGCGGATGCCGGCCACCGCAGCGCCGGGCAAGCCGTTCCCGCTCGAGGTGACCGTCTCGGCCAAGGCCACGACGCTGCCGGCCGGCACGCTGACGCCGCACCTGCCCGGTGGCTGGACCTACGAACCCACCGCCACCGACGTGCGACCGATCCGACCCGGACGGTCCCGGACCTACACGTTCCAGGTCACGCCCGTCCTCGGTGCCGAGAAGCTCCAGGCGGTACGGGTCGCGCTGACCGGGGACGACTGGCGGGTGGAGTCCTTCGGCCGGCTGACGGTGGAGACAGCCGCGCCGTGTGCGGTACCCGCTCCCGCAGCTCCCGTCCTCGCCTGGGATCCCCGGTCCGGCTCCACCGTCGAGGACTCGTCCCCCCACGACCGGGACGCGACGATCGTCGGCACCCCCCACGTACGACAAGAGCGCGCCGACCTGGGACGGGCTCACCCTCGACGGTGA
- a CDS encoding CGNR zinc finger domain-containing protein, which produces MDEELLLTLLNSTPVIDGTRTDILDLDVDDPAVLRAGRDLLQAVVRGNEPPTALAPLLHGVTSHPSIDEDGHLLWTTDAHGAQSILLRAITAWDELQRTRPDRLRPCANHECALFLLDRSKSNSARWCSMATCGNKLKARRHYQRTRRG; this is translated from the coding sequence ATGGACGAGGAACTACTTCTTACCCTGCTCAACAGCACGCCCGTGATCGATGGCACCCGCACCGACATCCTCGACCTCGACGTCGACGACCCGGCAGTCCTGCGGGCCGGTCGCGACCTCCTGCAAGCCGTCGTCCGCGGGAACGAGCCACCCACGGCTCTGGCGCCGCTGCTGCACGGCGTGACGTCACACCCGTCCATCGACGAGGACGGCCACCTGCTCTGGACGACCGACGCCCACGGCGCTCAGAGCATCCTGCTGCGGGCCATCACCGCCTGGGACGAGTTACAGCGCACCCGCCCCGATCGGCTCCGCCCGTGCGCCAACCACGAGTGCGCGCTGTTCCTGCTGGACCGCAGCAAGTCCAACAGCGCCCGATGGTGTTCCATGGCCACCTGCGGCAACAAGCTGAAAGCCCGCCGCCATTACCAACGAACCCGACGAGGCTGA
- a CDS encoding alpha/beta fold hydrolase produces MVHHRFATVDGHRLFYREAGEASKPTIVLLHGYPTSSFMFRELIPRLAGDFHVIAPDHLGFGLSDAPSVEQFTYTFDALADLTNRLLAQLRVERYAIYVQDYGAPIGWRLALNNPSAITGIVTQNGNGYEAGFVPSFWDGVWEFHRDRNEKTEAGMSHAMSLEAIRWQYVHGVADPTLVDPTVWWHDFALVSRPGNDAVQLDLFYDYASNLPLYPKLHEYFRAHQPPLLAVWGEGDEIFGPAGARAFADDLPDAKIHLVPGGGHFLLETNLDEVSRLIREFLAGLPRR; encoded by the coding sequence ATGGTCCACCATCGGTTCGCGACAGTCGACGGGCACCGGCTCTTCTACCGTGAGGCCGGCGAGGCGTCCAAGCCCACGATCGTGCTCCTGCACGGCTACCCGACCAGTTCGTTCATGTTCCGCGAGCTGATCCCACGGCTGGCCGGGGACTTCCACGTGATCGCGCCCGACCACCTCGGCTTCGGGCTCTCCGACGCCCCCTCGGTGGAGCAGTTCACCTACACCTTCGACGCGCTCGCCGACCTCACAAACAGGCTGCTGGCCCAGCTGAGGGTGGAGCGGTACGCGATCTACGTGCAGGACTACGGTGCCCCGATCGGCTGGCGGCTGGCCCTGAACAACCCCTCGGCCATCACCGGAATCGTCACCCAGAACGGCAACGGCTACGAGGCCGGGTTCGTGCCGTCGTTCTGGGACGGCGTCTGGGAGTTCCACCGCGACCGCAACGAGAAGACCGAGGCCGGGATGAGCCATGCGATGTCGCTCGAGGCGATCCGCTGGCAGTACGTGCACGGTGTGGCCGACCCGACGCTGGTCGACCCGACCGTGTGGTGGCACGACTTCGCCCTGGTGTCACGGCCGGGCAACGACGCCGTGCAGCTCGACCTGTTCTACGACTATGCGAGCAACCTGCCGCTCTATCCCAAGCTGCACGAGTACTTCCGCGCCCACCAGCCGCCGCTGCTGGCCGTCTGGGGTGAGGGCGACGAGATCTTCGGCCCGGCCGGCGCCCGCGCGTTCGCCGACGACCTCCCGGACGCGAAGATCCACCTGGTGCCGGGCGGCGGGCACTTCCTGCTCGAGACCAACCTCGACGAGGTGTCCCGGCTGATCCGGGAGTTCCTGGCCGGGCTGCCTCGACGCTGA
- the rpsN gene encoding 30S ribosomal protein S14: MAKKSLVNRQARREELVARHAGARVELKRVVAHPDTDPDVRAEAVRRLSRLPRDSSPVRLRSRDQTDGRPRGMLTRFGLSRVRFRELALRGDMPGVRKASW; this comes from the coding sequence ATGGCCAAGAAGAGTCTGGTCAACCGGCAGGCGCGCCGCGAGGAACTGGTGGCCCGGCACGCCGGGGCGCGGGTGGAGCTGAAGCGGGTGGTCGCCCACCCCGACACCGACCCGGACGTACGCGCCGAGGCGGTCCGCCGGCTCAGCCGGCTACCGCGCGACTCCAGCCCGGTGCGGCTGCGCTCACGCGACCAGACCGACGGCCGCCCACGCGGGATGCTGACCCGCTTCGGGCTGTCCCGGGTGCGGTTCCGCGAACTGGCCCTGCGCGGCGACATGCCCGGAGTGCGCAAGGCGTCCTGGTGA
- the rpmG gene encoding 50S ribosomal protein L33, which produces MARQTDVRPIVRLRSTAGTGYTYVTRKNRRNDPDRLVLRKYDPIVRRHVEFKEAR; this is translated from the coding sequence ATGGCCCGCCAGACCGATGTGCGGCCGATCGTGCGGCTGCGCAGCACCGCCGGCACCGGCTACACGTACGTGACCCGCAAGAACCGCCGCAACGACCCGGACCGGCTGGTGCTGCGCAAGTACGACCCGATCGTGCGTCGGCACGTCGAGTTCAAGGAGGCCCGCTGA
- the rpmB gene encoding 50S ribosomal protein L28, with product MSRRCDVTGAEPSFGNAVSHSHRRTRRRWNPNLQNHRYWLPSERRWVSLTLTAKALKTVDRKGIEKVVAELRNRGVKI from the coding sequence ATGTCCAGACGTTGTGACGTCACCGGGGCGGAGCCGAGCTTCGGCAACGCCGTGTCCCACTCCCATCGGCGCACCCGCCGCCGGTGGAACCCGAACCTGCAGAACCACCGCTACTGGCTGCCGTCGGAACGACGGTGGGTGAGTCTCACCCTGACCGCCAAGGCGCTGAAGACCGTGGACCGCAAGGGCATTGAGAAGGTCGTCGCCGAACTGCGTAACCGGGGGGTGAAGATCTGA
- a CDS encoding CobW family GTP-binding protein, whose protein sequence is MSSSPQAPPHAVTVDADTRPSLTVLSGFWPAATLAVARTLLAADPSLLLVRHDLSGIRQGVVRRVVRCGVGIIEDEQVELRHGCASCTLREDVLPTLVRFTRSHPGQDLVLMLPEVVEPEAVAAACAHCLVDGAPITDLIRIDSYVTVLDAEHLLDGLASTDDLTTLGIHAADDDHRALADVVVRQIEYADTLVLWGQSRDGAFDTSRMAVLLQRMAPWATHLRVDDPVDAGTLTRQLRHTHRHRSGTPGTLARGLQGYTLGAHEPEPDCGVVSAVLRARRPFHPQRLHDVLEEVNAEVIRSRGHLWLASQPDTVVAWEFAGGGLTMGSLGHWLVSLPADRWEHVEDQRRLAAALEWDPYYGDRHQHLVFIGLDLDPVELHRALAGCLLTDAELADGEDTWRSYPDPFAGCFPLGAEELTDTDTDTDTEGAQRA, encoded by the coding sequence ATGTCGTCGTCACCTCAGGCCCCGCCCCATGCCGTGACCGTCGATGCCGACACCCGACCGTCACTGACCGTGCTGTCCGGGTTCTGGCCGGCGGCCACCCTCGCCGTCGCCCGCACGTTGCTCGCCGCCGATCCGTCGCTGCTGCTGGTGCGGCACGACCTCAGCGGGATCCGGCAGGGTGTGGTCCGGCGGGTGGTCCGTTGCGGCGTCGGCATCATCGAGGACGAGCAGGTCGAGCTGCGGCACGGCTGCGCCTCCTGCACCCTGCGCGAGGACGTGCTGCCCACCCTCGTCCGGTTCACCCGCAGTCATCCCGGCCAGGACCTGGTGTTGATGCTGCCCGAGGTGGTGGAGCCGGAGGCGGTCGCCGCCGCCTGCGCCCACTGCCTCGTCGACGGCGCCCCGATCACCGATCTCATCCGGATCGACTCGTACGTGACCGTCCTCGACGCCGAACACCTGCTCGACGGCCTGGCCAGCACCGACGACCTCACCACCCTGGGCATCCACGCCGCCGACGACGACCACCGCGCGCTCGCCGACGTCGTCGTCCGGCAGATCGAGTACGCCGACACCCTGGTGCTCTGGGGACAGTCCCGCGACGGCGCCTTCGACACCAGCAGGATGGCGGTCCTGTTGCAGCGGATGGCACCGTGGGCGACACACCTGCGCGTCGACGATCCGGTCGATGCCGGCACGTTGACCCGACAGCTGCGCCACACCCACCGGCACCGGTCGGGGACCCCCGGAACGCTCGCCCGCGGCCTGCAGGGCTACACCCTCGGGGCGCACGAACCGGAGCCCGACTGCGGCGTCGTCTCCGCCGTCCTCCGCGCCCGCCGGCCGTTCCACCCGCAGCGTCTGCACGACGTCCTCGAAGAGGTCAACGCCGAGGTCATCCGCTCCCGGGGGCACCTCTGGCTGGCCAGCCAGCCCGACACGGTGGTGGCCTGGGAGTTCGCCGGCGGTGGTCTGACGATGGGATCCCTGGGGCACTGGCTGGTGAGCCTGCCCGCCGACCGCTGGGAACACGTCGAGGACCAGCGCCGCCTCGCCGCCGCCCTGGAGTGGGATCCGTACTACGGCGACCGCCACCAGCACCTGGTCTTCATCGGCCTCGACCTCGACCCCGTCGAGCTGCACCGCGCCCTCGCCGGCTGCCTGCTCACCGACGCCGAACTCGCCGACGGCGAAGACACCTGGCGCAGCTACCCCGACCCGTTCGCCGGCTGCTTCCCCCTCGGGGCGGAGGAGCTGACCGACACCGACACCGACACCGACACCGAAGGAGCGCAGCGCGCATGA
- a CDS encoding type B 50S ribosomal protein L31 gives MKPGIHPEYRPVVYRDKGADFAFLTRSTATSDQTIDWTDGNTYPVIDVQISSASHPFWTGRQRLLDTAGRVEKFRAKYARREPQGERAPTRRSTGPN, from the coding sequence ATGAAGCCCGGCATCCATCCCGAGTACCGCCCTGTCGTCTACCGCGACAAGGGCGCCGACTTCGCCTTCCTCACCCGCTCCACCGCCACCAGCGACCAGACCATCGACTGGACCGACGGCAACACCTACCCCGTCATCGACGTCCAGATCTCCTCCGCCAGCCACCCCTTCTGGACCGGCAGACAACGCCTGCTCGACACCGCCGGCCGCGTCGAGAAGTTCCGCGCCAAGTACGCCCGCCGCGAACCCCAGGGCGAACGAGCGCCGACGCGCCGGTCGACGGGACCGAACTGA
- a CDS encoding DUF1540 domain-containing protein — protein sequence MKTLLQSPPVRECTATACSFNDNGCHAPAITVAAAGSAASCATFVESSVQGGIAEVTGSVGACARSECVHNTNLACTAESITVGPSATASDCLTYQPA from the coding sequence ATGAAGACCTTGTTGCAGTCACCGCCTGTCCGCGAGTGCACCGCGACCGCATGCAGTTTCAACGACAACGGCTGCCACGCCCCGGCGATCACAGTAGCCGCGGCGGGCTCGGCCGCCTCCTGTGCGACCTTCGTCGAGTCGTCGGTGCAGGGCGGCATCGCCGAGGTGACCGGATCCGTAGGCGCGTGCGCGCGATCCGAGTGCGTCCACAACACCAACCTCGCCTGCACCGCCGAGTCCATCACCGTCGGCCCGAGCGCCACGGCCAGCGACTGCCTCACCTACCAGCCCGCCTGA